GTGGTGGTAGGCCCCGATGGGATGGGCGAGGGAGTGGACGATCCCCAGGCCGACGTTGGTGAAGGCGTAGCCCGCCCAGGTCGAGGAGAGGGAGATGCGATCTGCGGCTGTAGGGTTCGCGCGGTCCTTCACGAAGGCGCGGCCGTGCCTTCCGATGAACTCGATGGCCTGAAGGCAGAGGGCGTCCGTCCAGGGGTTCGCCTTGGGGGAGCCCATGGCCTCGATGGCGTGGGTCAAGGCGTCGAGCATGGTGCCGGCGGCCATGTGGGGCGGCAAGCCGGCGAGCAGGCCCGGATCGACGATGGCCACCTTGGCGAAAAGCGGCGGGGCGGCGAGGACGGCTTTGATCCGGAGCTTGGCGTCGGTGACGATGGCGCTCAGCGTGACCTCGCTGCCGGTGCCCGCCGTCGTGGGGACGGTGATGAGGGGGGGCGCGGCCTTCGTCACCTTGCCGAAGCCGTAGATGTCGCGCGGGATGCCTCCCATGGCGATGATGCCCATGGCGGCCTTGGCGGTGTCCATCGAACTGCCGCCCCCCGCGGCGATCATTCCGTCGCAGCCGTTGTCACGATAGAAATCGCGCGCCTTCTCGATGCTGGCGTCGGAGGGATTCGGCTCGGCCCGATCGAAGTAGGCGAACTCCACCCCTTCTTTCTTCAGCCCATCGAGGAGCGGATCGAGGACATGGGTCCCGGCGAGGCCGGCGTCGGTGATGAGGAGGGGCTTCTTCATGCCGAGGGCCTTCACTTCCTGGCCGATGGCGGAGACTTCGCCCCGGCCGAAGCGGACGCGGGGGCCCGATGCGATCTGGAAGGGGGGGATCATGGTCTCTCTCTCCTTTTTCGGGGCGCGCCCGGGGAGTGGGTCAGTTTGCTTTTTTCTTGTCATTCCGAACGCCGGAGGCGCGAGGAATCTGCTTTTCCACAGCAGATTCCTCAGTCGCTGCGGGCCCCAAGCGAACCCGTTCGCTTGGGTTCCCTGTGCTCCTTCGGAATGACACCGCAGGTCCATTGTGTAAACGGACCCACTGCCCGCGCCCGGCGCTTATGTGTTCTCGGGCTCTTTGCCGGTAATTCTTTTGTAATCCGCTTCGGTGTCGATGTCCAGAAAGAGGTCGGCGCTTTCGGCCTCGACGGCGCGGAAGCGATCGGGCGCTTCGGCGCGCACCTTTTCGATGATCTCCCGCGCGCCCCGGTCCCCCGTGAGGGCGGCGAGCTCGCTTTTGAGCTCCGCCGAAAAGAGGACGGGGTTTCCTCTTTTTCCCTCCGCGAAGGGGGCGGCGATCAGGGGAGGGGGGGCTTCCGTGCCGAAAGCTTGGATGAGCCGGTCCACCAGCCCGGCGCTCAGGAGGGGCTGGTCCCCCAGGGCGAAGAGGTAGCCCGCCGCGCCCGGGTCCGCCGCCTGGAGGCCGCACTGGAGGCTCCCGGCCTGGCCTTCCGCATAGCGTTCGTTGTGGGCGAAGCGGACGGGGAGCCCCGCGAGGGCGGCCTCGATTTTTTCCCGCTCGTGGCCGGTGACGGCGATGACCTCGGCGGCCTTCGAGCCGAGCAATGCGCGGGCCGCCCGGCGGACGCTCGGTTCTCCCTCGACCTCGAGGAGGAGCTTGTTCCGCCCGAGGCGGCGCGAGATCCCGGCGGCGAGCAAGATGCAGGAGATTCGAGGTGGGTCCGGCATGGGCGTGCCCCGAAAGATTTACGCGAGAGGGGCATCCTAGAGAGCGGACCGGGGCGTGTCAATTTCGGGGGGCTGCGGGATTCTGCGGGATTTTTTTTGTAACGGCATCCTTTCGGATGCCACCTTTCGGATGCCACCTCCGTTGACATCCGGGGGAGGGCCCCCCTAAGATCGGCTCGTCCTTGCGGATATACCATTCATTTCATTTCGTTTACGGCCCTACCACGGGGCGGCGGGAGAGCGGGCGCATGGCGGGTGAATTCGAGGGAAGGCTCGCGCTCGTGACGGGCGGGGCGGGCGAGATCGGCCGGGCGGCGGCGCGGAAGTTTCTGGCCGCGGGCGCAAGGGTCACGCTCGCGGATCTGGACGAGGCGGAGCTGGAAGCGGCGCGGGTTGAATTTCAGGCGGCGGGAGAGCGGCTGGAGACCCGCACCCTGGATGTCGCCGATTCCGGGGCGGTGGCCGAGGTCATCGAAGGTGCCCACGCCCGGCATGGGCGACTCGACATTCTCGTCAACTGCGCCGGGATCTACCGCCACCGGGCGGTGCTTGAGATGAGCGATGCGGAGTGGGACCAGACGCTGGAGGTCAACCTCCGCGGCACGTTTGCGGCCTGCCGCGCGGCGGGCGGCTTCATGGTCAAGCAGGAGCGCGGCGGGGTGATCGTCAACCTGGCCTCCCTCGCCGCGCAGCGGGGGAGCCCGCTCCACGCCCACTACTGCGCCTCGAAGGCGGGGGTGATCGGCTTCGGGCGGGCGCTGGCGATGGAGCTCGCCCCGAAGGTGCGGGTGAACGCCGTGGCGCCGGGCATCATCGAGACGAAGATGACGGCGGACATGATCCCCGTCCGGGGGGAGGAGTGGAAGCGGCAGATTCCCGCCGGGCGCTTCGGCACGGCCGATGAAGTGGCCGATGCGGTGTGTTTCCTGGCCAGCGACAAAGCAGCTTATATCAACGGTGCCGTCCTGAACGTGAACGGCGGCATGTGGATGGATTAGCGGCATGTGGATGGATTAGCGGCATGTGGATGGATTAGCGGCATGTGGATGGACTAGAGGGGTCGAGTCGGCCCGGGGGAGAGCGCAATGGGATACAAGAATCATCAAATCGTCGATCTGACCCAAGAAATTTACCAGGGGATGCCGGTGTTCGTGGGACACCCCGACACCTGGCGCTGGACGCACATGACCCACGAGAAGAGCGCGGCGAGCGGGCGCTTTCAGAGCGAGATGAGCTACTACTCGGGGATTCTCCAGGTGTGTGAGCATGGCCCGACGCACGTGGACTCCATCAGCCATCTCGATCCCTCTCCGAAAGCCCTCCACATCGACAAGATGGGCTTCGACTTTTTCTACAGCCGGGGCATCGCGATTGACTTCGAGAACGTCAAGGATAACGGCTACATCAGCGCGGATGACGTGAAGCGCCGCCTCGATCACCACAAGCTCGAGATCAAGCCGGGCGACACGGTCTGCTACACCTACGGTCATTACAAGCGGCATTATCCGAAACCTTCCTATACGACCGCCTACGCGGGCTGGACGAAGGACGCGGCCGAGTACGTCTACGGCGAGTGCGGCGCGCTCAACGTCGCCACCGATGCGCCGAGCATGGACATGGCCCATTCGCCGGATTACATCTGCCACCTGGTCTGCCGGGAGCTGGGGCGGACGAACACCGAGAACCTCTGCAACATCGAGGAGGTGGTGGGCAAGGAGTTTCTCTACATCGGCCTTCCGCTGAAGATCGTGGACGGCTCGGGCTCCCCCTGCCGCGTGATCGCAGTGCTGAACGCCTAGACTGAAAAGGGATCCGCTCCTCCTCGAAAAAAGGGGGGGGGCAGCTCCCTTCTTTTTTCCCAGGGGAAAAATCCGATGAAAGCCTTGATGAAAACCGCCAAGGGCCCCGGCCACATGGAGATTCGCGAGATCGAGGAGCCGCAGGCGGGCTCCGGCCAGGTCAAGGTGCGCGTCGTTCATGCCGGGATCTGCGGAACGGATGTCCACATCGCATCGGGCGAATTTTTCTACTATACCCCGCCGGTGGCGCTGGGCCATGAGTTCGCCGGAGTGATTGAAGAGGTGGGCGCGGGCGTCGAGGGCATCGCGCCGGGGGATCGGGTGACCGCCGAGCCGACGAAGCGCACCTGCGGGGCGTGCCCGCACTGCGCATCGGGAAACTACAACCGCTGCGAGGGGCGCGACATCGCAGGGATGGTGAGCCACGGGGCGTTCACGAATTTCGTCGTGACGCGCGCGGAGTCTATCCACAAGCTTCCCGGGAACGTGAGCTTCCGTGCGGCCGCCCTCACCGAGCCGCTCGCGGTGACCGTCCACGGCGTGACCGAGCAGTGCCATCTGGAGGCGGAGGACACGGTGCTCGTCATGGGGCCGGGCACCATCGGGACGGCCTGCGCCCAGGTGGCGATGGCCTTCGGGGCGCGTGTCATCGTGGCGGGCACCTCGAAGGACGCCCACCGCCTGGCTCTCGCGGAGAAATTTGGCGCGGCGCGGGTCCTGAACGTCGAAACGGACGATCTGGCCGAAGCCGTGAAGGACCTCACCGGCGGCTGGGGTGTCCACATGGCGATCGATGCGGCCGGGGCGCCGGCGGCCTCCCGCGCCTGCCTCGAACATGTCCGAAAGGGCGGGCAGATACTCCAGGTGGGCCTGCCGGGCCGGCCCGTCGAGGTGGACCTCGACCAGCTCGCCTGGAAAGAGGTGCGCCTCATCGGCACGTTTGGGCAGAAGCACTCCGCCTGGCGGACGGCCATCCGGCTGATGGAAGAGGAGAAGGTGGACATGGAGGCCATGGTGTCCGACGTGCTTCCGCTCGAGGAGTGGGAGACTGGATTCGGCCTCATGGAGCGCGGCGAGGGCCTCAAGGTCCTCCTCTCGCCCTCGGAAGATTAAGCCCGCTTCGTGATCTTGTAGCATGATCTTGTCGCATGATCCTGCAGGAGACATTCTTTGAGCGCGCTGAACAAGAAGCAGTTGGCCGAAAAGTACGGGGACCGCGTGCCGCCGAGTCAGAGCGTCACCGAAAAGTGGCCCGTGCTGCACGAGGGCCCTGTGCCCGAGGCGGACCTCGCGGCGTGGGAGTTGCGCGTCTTCGGCGAGGTGGAAGAGGAGCGCCGCTTCACCCATGCGGAATTCACCGCGCTGCCCGCTTCGGATGTCCATTGCGACATCCACTGCGTCACCCACTGGAGCAAGATGGACAACGTCTTCCACGGGGTATTGTTCAAGGAGTTCGTCAAAACCATCCGCCTGAAATCCACAGCGCGCTTTGTCATCGTGCACGCGGAGGGGGGCTACGCGGCGAACCTTCCGCTCGCGGCGTGCATGGACGATGACGTTCTTTGGGCGTGGAAGCACGACGGGGAGAATCTCTCCCCCGAGCACGGCTGGCCCCTTCGCCTGATCGTGCCGAAGCGGTATTTCTGGAAGAGCGCCAAGTGGGTGCGCGGCGTCGAGTTCTTGGTGGCGGACAAGCCGGGCTTCTGGGAGCGGAACGGCTACCACAACGACGCCGACGCCTTCAAGGAAGAGCGCTACGGGTAGGGTTTTTTATTTTCTCTTAAGGCGCTCAGTAAGGTGGGTTTGTGATTTTTCTGTATGCCAATGTTTCCATGAGGCTTTCTTCGCTTCCAAAAAGTGAATAAGCATTGATATTCATAATGTCCAATTTTTTCAAGACCTCCAGCCTTTCAGAATTGGGTAAAGTGTATTTCGTCAAGATGCCTTGGTCAGGATCGTTTTGGCTGAATGTTTCTTTATGGTTGCAGTAAACCCATGGGTTGTCTGGGTTATCTGTTTTTTTCTCGCAATAAGTATATTCACATTGCTGAGTATGGTGTCTGCTATGTGTAGTCATGCGTGGGCCCATGCGCACAATTCGAGGACTCTCAGTCCGTCCACCTTTGCCTTCCGCGAAATAATAGATTGCCACCCTTTTGTCCTCGCTGCTCTCGGAATTTCTGAAAGCAAAAAAAGCAGCGATGTAAGGAGATCGCGTCCAATCCAGGATTGGTGCCGGGAAGCCATGATGCCGAAGATAAACCATAAACTCGAGCCCTTGGGGGGCACGTTTGTAGTCCTTGGGAAATTTTTTGAATTCTTCGCCGATATGCCATGATTTACCAGTAAAAGATTGAACAGCCGGCAGTATTGATTTCATATGGTCATGGTAATGATGCATTGTGTGTTCCTGATCAGTGAAACGCTCCAAGGTTGTATCAAGACACCATGTCGCGTTTCTTTGTCCTCTGAAAAGCGGGGTGGATTTCGCTTTTACGTTGTCAAATAGGTCTTTTGTTTTTTCTTCAAACGCTTCCCAATTTTCTAAAGGGATTCCTGGCATGTCATACTTCCTAGGTGTTTGCAGTAAAAGGCTGTGTCTTGGTATGTGAAAACTGTTAAATATAGCGGCGAAGAAAGTTTGTAGCTGGATTAATTATATCATATTGATTTTAGGAGAGAATTTTGCCCCCCTTCCGCGCGGTTGGATTTGATCTGTTCGATACGCTGGTGGATTTCGACCAAGGCCTCTTTCCGGTCGTCGAGATTGACGGCAAGCCGGAGAAGACCACCTCGCGCGCTGCCTTCGAGGCGCTGGAGGGGGCGGGGGCTGTTCTGCCCGCCTACGAAGCCTTTCATGCGCTCTGGCTCGAGAACACGGAAGAGGTCTGGAGCGCGCGCAACCGGGATTCCGAGCTCCGGGAGATTTCCTCTATCGATCGCTTCACCCTCCTGATGGAGAAGATCGATACCATCCCGGCCGGGGAGCGGGAGGCGGCCGTCCGGGTGGCGGTGGAGGCCCACATGCAGGCGCTGACGGCCTCGGCGGTGTTTCCGCCCGAGCGGCTGGGGTTGCTGGAGCGGATTCAAAAGGCGTCCCTTCCCATCGGGCTTTTGAGCAATTTCGATCATGCCCCCGCGGCCCGCGGGCTGCTCGAGCGGACGGGCATCGCGCCCTTTCTCGATGTGGTGCTGATCTCCGAGGAGGCGGGCTACCGGAAGCCCGCGCCGCGGCTTTTCCGGAGCCTGGCCGAGGGGCTGGGCGCCGCGCCGGGGGAGATATTGTTTGTCGGGGATGATTTCGAGGCCGATGTCGTGGGGGCGAGGGGGGCCGGCATCCGGTCGGCCTGGCTGAACCCGAAGGGACACCCCGTTCCAGAGAAAAGCCCGCCCCCCGACTTTGAGATTCGGCGGCTGGAGGAAGTCATCGGGATTCTCGAACTGTAGATCATGGGTTCCGCCGCGGGCGGTCCTGCTTGCCCTCGGCGCCCCTCTTGCCTAATATGCGCATCTTTCGCGGGCCGCCTGCGCCCTTTTCAGAAAAGGATTTTTCATGGCCGAGACCGTACGCGCCGAGATCATCGCCATCGGAACCGAGATGCTGCTCGGGGATCTGATTGACACGAACAGTGCCTGGATCGCGAGGCAGCTCAAGGCCATCGGCGTGAACATTTTCTTCAAGGCGACGGTGGGCGACAACCTCGGCCGCATCGCCTCTGTCATCGATCAGGCCCACAAGAGAAGCCAGATTGTCACGACGACGGGCGGCCTCGGGCCCACGGTAGACGATCTGACGCGCGAGGCGATCGCCAAGGTGATGGGGGTGGAGCTGGAGTTCCGCCAGGATCTCTACGACTACATCGACGCTTACTTCCAGCGCCGCGGATTCAAGATGACCGAGAACAACCGGAAGCAGGCTTTCGTTCCGGCGGGCGCCACTGTCATCGAGAACCCCCGGGGGACAGCCCCCTGCTTTTACTGCGAGGACGCGCACGGCGTCATCATCGCGAGCCCGGGCGTTCCCCACGAGATGCGCTATATCATCGGGGAGCGCGCCGTCCCGATGCTCCAGAAAAAATTCTCGCTCGGCGAGGTGATCCGCACCCGCGTCCTGAAAACCTGCGGCGTGGGCGAGAGCCGCGTCGATCAGATCATCGGCGATCTGTTTCGCGAGTCGATCAATCCGAGCATCGGGGTGCTCGCCCACCCCGGGCAGGTGGACGTGCGCATCACCGCCCGCGCGGCGAACATCGAGGAAGCCGAGAAGATAATTGACGTGCTGGAAGTCAAGGTCCGCGATCTTCTCGGGGATTCCATCTACGGCGTCGGAGAAGCTTCTCTCGAGGAGGTGGTATCCGATCTTCTGGCCGAGAAGGGGAAAACGGTGTCGGTCGTCGAGACGAATACGGGCGGCGCCGTTCTCCAGCGGCTCTCGGCCCAGCCGAACCGGGCGAAGTACCTGCGCCGCGGCATCGTGGCGATGGAGGTGTCCGAGCTTCTGCGCATCTTCCATCTTCCGCTCGACACCGAGCCCGACGGGGGCGATCTGGCGGAGACGCTGGCCCAGATGATCCGCGATGAAACCGGGGCCGACTACGGCCTCGCCATCATCGGTCCGAACCCCTCGCCCGACATCGAGCCCGAAAAGAGCGCCAGCGCCCCCGCGGTGGGCGATACCTGCATC
The bacterium DNA segment above includes these coding regions:
- a CDS encoding iron-containing alcohol dehydrogenase, translated to MIPPFQIASGPRVRFGRGEVSAIGQEVKALGMKKPLLITDAGLAGTHVLDPLLDGLKKEGVEFAYFDRAEPNPSDASIEKARDFYRDNGCDGMIAAGGGSSMDTAKAAMGIIAMGGIPRDIYGFGKVTKAAPPLITVPTTAGTGSEVTLSAIVTDAKLRIKAVLAAPPLFAKVAIVDPGLLAGLPPHMAAGTMLDALTHAIEAMGSPKANPWTDALCLQAIEFIGRHGRAFVKDRANPTAADRISLSSTWAGYAFTNVGLGIVHSLAHPIGAYHH
- a CDS encoding nucleotidyltransferase family protein; the encoded protein is MPDPPRISCILLAAGISRRLGRNKLLLEVEGEPSVRRAARALLGSKAAEVIAVTGHEREKIEAALAGLPVRFAHNERYAEGQAGSLQCGLQAADPGAAGYLFALGDQPLLSAGLVDRLIQAFGTEAPPPLIAAPFAEGKRGNPVLFSAELKSELAALTGDRGAREIIEKVRAEAPDRFRAVEAESADLFLDIDTEADYKRITGKEPENT
- a CDS encoding SDR family NAD(P)-dependent oxidoreductase, yielding MAGEFEGRLALVTGGAGEIGRAAARKFLAAGARVTLADLDEAELEAARVEFQAAGERLETRTLDVADSGAVAEVIEGAHARHGRLDILVNCAGIYRHRAVLEMSDAEWDQTLEVNLRGTFAACRAAGGFMVKQERGGVIVNLASLAAQRGSPLHAHYCASKAGVIGFGRALAMELAPKVRVNAVAPGIIETKMTADMIPVRGEEWKRQIPAGRFGTADEVADAVCFLASDKAAYINGAVLNVNGGMWMD
- a CDS encoding cyclase family protein; the encoded protein is MGYKNHQIVDLTQEIYQGMPVFVGHPDTWRWTHMTHEKSAASGRFQSEMSYYSGILQVCEHGPTHVDSISHLDPSPKALHIDKMGFDFFYSRGIAIDFENVKDNGYISADDVKRRLDHHKLEIKPGDTVCYTYGHYKRHYPKPSYTTAYAGWTKDAAEYVYGECGALNVATDAPSMDMAHSPDYICHLVCRELGRTNTENLCNIEEVVGKEFLYIGLPLKIVDGSGSPCRVIAVLNA
- a CDS encoding zinc-binding dehydrogenase translates to MKALMKTAKGPGHMEIREIEEPQAGSGQVKVRVVHAGICGTDVHIASGEFFYYTPPVALGHEFAGVIEEVGAGVEGIAPGDRVTAEPTKRTCGACPHCASGNYNRCEGRDIAGMVSHGAFTNFVVTRAESIHKLPGNVSFRAAALTEPLAVTVHGVTEQCHLEAEDTVLVMGPGTIGTACAQVAMAFGARVIVAGTSKDAHRLALAEKFGAARVLNVETDDLAEAVKDLTGGWGVHMAIDAAGAPAASRACLEHVRKGGQILQVGLPGRPVEVDLDQLAWKEVRLIGTFGQKHSAWRTAIRLMEEEKVDMEAMVSDVLPLEEWETGFGLMERGEGLKVLLSPSED
- a CDS encoding sulfite oxidase-like oxidoreductase, with protein sequence MSALNKKQLAEKYGDRVPPSQSVTEKWPVLHEGPVPEADLAAWELRVFGEVEEERRFTHAEFTALPASDVHCDIHCVTHWSKMDNVFHGVLFKEFVKTIRLKSTARFVIVHAEGGYAANLPLAACMDDDVLWAWKHDGENLSPEHGWPLRLIVPKRYFWKSAKWVRGVEFLVADKPGFWERNGYHNDADAFKEERYG
- a CDS encoding FRG domain-containing protein produces the protein MPGIPLENWEAFEEKTKDLFDNVKAKSTPLFRGQRNATWCLDTTLERFTDQEHTMHHYHDHMKSILPAVQSFTGKSWHIGEEFKKFPKDYKRAPQGLEFMVYLRHHGFPAPILDWTRSPYIAAFFAFRNSESSEDKRVAIYYFAEGKGGRTESPRIVRMGPRMTTHSRHHTQQCEYTYCEKKTDNPDNPWVYCNHKETFSQNDPDQGILTKYTLPNSERLEVLKKLDIMNINAYSLFGSEESLMETLAYRKITNPPY
- a CDS encoding HAD family hydrolase; amino-acid sequence: MPPFRAVGFDLFDTLVDFDQGLFPVVEIDGKPEKTTSRAAFEALEGAGAVLPAYEAFHALWLENTEEVWSARNRDSELREISSIDRFTLLMEKIDTIPAGEREAAVRVAVEAHMQALTASAVFPPERLGLLERIQKASLPIGLLSNFDHAPAARGLLERTGIAPFLDVVLISEEAGYRKPAPRLFRSLAEGLGAAPGEILFVGDDFEADVVGARGAGIRSAWLNPKGHPVPEKSPPPDFEIRRLEEVIGILEL
- a CDS encoding CinA family nicotinamide mononucleotide deamidase-related protein — protein: MAETVRAEIIAIGTEMLLGDLIDTNSAWIARQLKAIGVNIFFKATVGDNLGRIASVIDQAHKRSQIVTTTGGLGPTVDDLTREAIAKVMGVELEFRQDLYDYIDAYFQRRGFKMTENNRKQAFVPAGATVIENPRGTAPCFYCEDAHGVIIASPGVPHEMRYIIGERAVPMLQKKFSLGEVIRTRVLKTCGVGESRVDQIIGDLFRESINPSIGVLAHPGQVDVRITARAANIEEAEKIIDVLEVKVRDLLGDSIYGVGEASLEEVVSDLLAEKGKTVSVVETNTGGAVLQRLSAQPNRAKYLRRGIVAMEVSELLRIFHLPLDTEPDGGDLAETLAQMIRDETGADYGLAIIGPNPSPDIEPEKSASAPAVGDTCIALSTGKEVLHHRGGFGGNERFIQSRVPIFALDLIRKALLADS